In Podospora pseudoanserina strain CBS 124.78 chromosome 5, whole genome shotgun sequence, a single window of DNA contains:
- a CDS encoding hypothetical protein (EggNog:ENOG503P2XV; COG:U), which translates to MAPHAGGDSSSSSSSSDKYKPQDAVHAALTMGALFGTGGLFLAAVKTSLEKKHVGPWAVFSKHGNIAATFAAVGSVYEFSRIASANLREKNDHYNNAIAGAFGGAVLGLRAGRIPAILGYGAVMSVTSAVFEYTGGRIQGAGRNPDVDEFERKEMLRKRYRRPVEETIAEIGEGRSIKLPGYDERRAQRLKEAYGFEVKPVCADPERA; encoded by the exons ATGGCGCCCCACGCCGGAGgggactcctcctcctcctcctcctcctccgacaaaTACAAGCCCCAAGATGCTGTCCACGCCGCCCTGACAATGGGTGCCCTCTTCGGCACCGGAggtctcttcctcgccgccgtcaagACTTCCCTCGAGAAGAAGCACGTCGGTCCCTGGGCTGTCTTTTCCAAGCACGGCAACATCGCTGCTACTTTTG CCGCCGTCGGCTCAGTCTACGAGTTCTCCCGCATCGCCTCCGCCAATCTCCGCGAGAAGAACGATCACTACAACAATGCTATCGCTGGTGcttttggtggtgctgtcttggggttgagag CCGGCCGCATCCCCGCCATCCTGGGCTACGGCGCCGTCATGTCCGTCACCTCGGCCGTCTTCGAGTACACCGGCGGCCGCATCCAAGGCGCCGGCCGCAACCCCGACGTGGACGAGTTCGAGCGCAAGGAGATGCTCCGCAAGAGATACAggaggccggtggaggagacgattgctgagattggggaggggagat CCATCAAGCTCCCTGGATACGATGAGCGGAGAGCCCAGAGGCTCAAGGAGGCCTACGGCTTCGAGGTGAAGCCTGTATGCGCGGATCCTGAGCGTGCTTGA
- a CDS encoding hypothetical protein (COG:E; EggNog:ENOG503NW16) yields MGELGLLGANLQGYGCAGVSDVAGALITRAVERVDSGYRSGMSVQSSLVMGGIHEFGSEEQKERYLPDMAKGKLLGAFGLTEPNHGSDPGSMETTAREHPTKKGCYLLKGSKTWITNSPIADVLLVWAKLQETGKIRGFLVDRKDCPAGTLETPKISNKTGLRASITGMIHLEDCPVPKENMFPGVEGLKGPFACLNSARYGISLGVMGALEDCLARARTYALERKQFKGNPLAKYQLIQKKLADAATDISYGVLASIQVGRLKEQGKATPEMISMVKRQNCDRALWNARVLQEIFGGNAVSDEYGIGRHVANLYVTQTYEGQSDIHSLILGRAITGVQAFV; encoded by the exons ATGGGCGAGCTAGGTCTCCTGGGAGCCAACCTTCAGGGGTATGGATGTGCTGGAGTGTCGGATGTGGCTGGAGCCTTGATCACTAGGGCCGTCGAGAGGGTGGACAGCGGTTACCGAAGCGGCATGTCGGTTCAGTCGTCGTTGGTCATGGGTGGAATTCATGAGTTCGGTTCGGAAGAGCAAAAGGAGAGATACCTCCCAGACATGGCAAAGGGCAAGCTTCTTGGTGCTTTTGGACTTACCGAGCCGAACCACGGCAGCGATCCGGGCTCCATGGAGACGACTGCGCGCGAGCACCCGACCAAGAAGGGGTGCTACCTGCTCAAGGGGTCCAAGACTTGGATCACCAACTCGCCCATCGCCGATGTTCTCCTTGTCTGGGCCAAGCTCCAGGAGACTGGAAAGATCCGCGGATTTCTTGTTGACAGGAAGGACTGTCCTGCTGGCACACTCGAGACACCCAAGATCAGCAACAAGACTGGACTCCGCGCTTCCATCACCGGAATGATTCATCTCGAGGACTGCCCTGTCCCCAAGGAGAACATGTTCcctggggtggagggactGAAGGGGCCGTTTGCCTGCCTAAACAGCGCCCGGTATGGTATCTCTCTCGGTGTGATGGGTGCTTTGGAGGACTGCCTGGCGAGAGCGAGAACCTATGCTCTGGAAAGGAAGCAGTTCAAGGGCAACCCCCTTGCCAAATATCAGCTGATCCAGAAGAAGCTCGCAGACGCCGCCACTGATATCTCATACGGCGTCCTGGCCTCCATCCAGGTCGGCCGGTTGAAGGAGCAAGGCAAGGCTACTCCCGAGATGATTAGCATGGTCAAGCGCCAGAATTGTGACAGAGCTCTGTGGAATGCCAGAGTTCTCCAGGAGATTTTTGGTGGCAATGCTGTCAGTGACGAGTATGGTATTGGACGCCATGTGGCGAACCTCTATGTGACTCAGACCTATGAAGGCCAGAGCGATATTCATA GTCTCATTCTTGGAAGAGCCATTACTGGCGTTCAGGCATTTGTCTGA
- the UBC4 gene encoding Ubiquitin-conjugating enzyme E2 4 (COG:O; EggNog:ENOG503NWPW), translating to MALKRINKELADLGRDPPSSCSAGPAGDDLFQWQATIMGPSDSPYTGGVFFLQIQFPTDYPFKPPKVQFTTRIYHPNINANGSICLDILRDQWSPALTISKVLLSICSMLTDPNPDDPLVPEIAHVYKTDRAKYEQTAREWTRKYAV from the exons ATGGCTCTTAAGCGCATCAACAAGGAACTCGCTGACCTCGGCCG CGACCCGCCCTCTTCCTGCTCTGCTGGCCCAGCTGGCGACGATCTT TTCCAATGGCAAGCCACCATCATGGGTCCT AGCGACTCGCCATACACCGGGGGTGTTTTCTTCCTTCAGATTCAGTTCCCTACAGACTACCCTTTCAAGCCTCCCAAGGTTCAGTTCACAACCAGAATCtaccaccccaacatcaaTGCGAACGGCAGCATCTGCTTAGACATTCTCCGTGACCAGTGGAGCCCGGCCTTGACGATCTCGAAGG TGTTGCTTTCAATCTGCTCCATGCTGACGGATCCCAACCCCGACGACCCGCTTGTGCCCGAGATCGCCCACGTCTACAAGACGGACCGTGCGAAATACGAACAGACAGCTCGGGAGTGGACCAGGAAGTATGCCGTTTAA
- a CDS encoding hypothetical protein (EggNog:ENOG503NZ3D; COG:P; COG:Q), whose translation MSGYGGYDGGLRSSGSMKQSERSRWTPLTRMLLSGEMTQERQKELTPREKFDKWMVNEGYRRIFVFVFMFLHAILFAFSFVNFAVKENLQIARDTFGPTFMIARSAALVLHVDVALILFPVCRTLISMARQTPLNGIIQFDKNITFHITTAWSIVFWSWVHTIAHWNNFAQVAAKNNLGIYGWLLANFVSGPGWTGYVMLIALMGMVITSVEKTRRANYERFWYTHHMFIVFFFFWSIHGAFCMIQPDFAPFCISIGTQAIGVFWQYWMYGGFAYLAERVAREIRGRHKTYISKVIQHPSNVCEIQIKKEHTKTRAGQYIFFCCPAVSLWQYHPFTLTSAPEEDYISIHMRVVGDFTRAVAETLGCEFDKKKGDASKVVGVDQSNDEVDPALRRVLPRVYIDGPFGSASEDVFKYEISVLCGAGIGVTPFASILKSIWYRMNYPQKRTRLSKVYFFWICRDFGSFEWFRSLLLAIEAQDVDNRIEIHTYLTAKIKVDDATNIMINDANADKDTITGLRSPTNFGRPNWDMIFRGIRKLHTPAEAGVFFCGPKGLGSQLHVFCNKYSEPGFNFVWGKENF comes from the exons ATGTCGGGTTACGGAGGTTACGATGGGGGTTTAAGGAGCAGCGGGTCAATGAAGCAGTCGGAGAGATCAAGATGGACGCCACTTACAcggatgttgttgtcgggCGAAATGACACAGGAAAGGCAAAAGGAACTGACTCCAAGGGAAAAGTTCGACAAGTGGATGGTGAACGAAGGATATCGCCGAAT TTTCGTCTTCGTTTTCATGTTCCTCCACGCCATCTTATTCGCCTTCAGTTTCGTCAATTTTGCGGTGAAGGAGAACTTACAAATAGCCCGAGACACATTTGGCCCGACGTTTATGATTGCCAGATCCGCTGCGCTGGTCCTCCACGTCGATGTCGCCTTGATTCTGTTCCCCGTTTGCCGTACGCTCATTTCCATGGCCAGACAAACGCCCCTGAACGGCATTATTCAGTTCGACAAGAACATCACTTTCcatatcaccaccgcctgGTCGATCGTGTTTTGGTCCTGGGTTCATACGATTGCCCATTGGAACAACTTTGCTCAGGTCGCCGCTAAGAACAACTTGGGCATCTACGGATGGCTTCTCGCCAACTTCGTGTCGGGCCCGGGCTGGACTGGGTACGTGATGTTGATCGCGCTCATGGGAATGGTCATCACCTCGGTTGAGAAGACGAGACGCGCCAACTATGAACGATTCTGGTACACTCACCACATGTTtatcgtcttcttctttttctggtcGATCCACGGTGCTTTCTGCATGATTCAGCCCGACTTTGCACCCTTTTGCATTTCGATCGGCACCCAGGCTATCGGCGTCTTTTGGCAGTACTGGATGTACGGTGGTTTCGCCTACCTGGCCGAGCGTGTTGCCCGTGAGATTCGCGGCAGACACAAGACATATATCTCCAAGGTCATTCAGCACCCGAGCAACGTCTGCGAAATtcagatcaagaaggagcacACCAAGACCAGGGCTGGACAGTACATCTTTTTCTGCTGCCCGGCTGTTTCTCTCTGGCAGTATCACCCATTTACTCTGACCAGTGCTCCCGAGGAGGACTACATCTCGATCCACATGCGCGTTGTGGGTGACTTCACCAGGGCTGTTGCTGAGACTTTGGGCTGCGAGttcgacaagaagaagggggatgcTTCCAAGGTTGTTGGCGTGGATCAGTCCAACGATGAGGTTGATCCCGCTCTCCGCCGTGTGCTTCCCCGTGTTTACATCGATGGACCCTTTGGCTCAGCTTCCGAGGATGTGTTCAAGTACGAGATTTCGGTTCTGTGCGGTGCCGGTATCGGTGTCACGCCTTTCGCCTCGATTCTCAAGTCGATCTGGTACCGCATGAACTACCCTCAGAAGCGGACACGGCTCAGCAAGGTCTACTTCTTTTGGATTTGCAGAGATTTTGGTTCTTTTGAGTGGTTCCGCTCGCTTCTTCTCGCTATTGAGGCGCAGGATGTGGACAACAGAATCGAGATTCACACGTACCTGACagccaagatcaaggtcgACGACGCGACGAACATCATGATCAACGACGCCAACGCCGACAAGGACACGATTACTGGTCTCCGGTCGCCGACCAACTTTGGTCGCCCCAACTGGGATATGATCTTCAGAGGTATCCGGAAGCTTCACACGCCTGCCGAGGCTGGTGTGTTCTTCTGCGGTCCCAAGGGTTTGGGCAGCCAACTGCACGTCTTTTGCAACAAGTACAGCGAGCCTGG GTTCAACTTTGTTTGGGGCAAGGAGAACTTCTAA
- the FEN1 gene encoding Elongation of fatty acids protein 2 (COG:L; EggNog:ENOG503NUX0; BUSCO:EOG092634B1), whose protein sequence is MGIKNLFQIIKDEAPDAVKEGEIKNQFGRKVAIDASMSIYSFLIAVRSDGQQLMNEDGQTTSHLMGMFYRTLRMVDNGIKPLYVFDGAPPKLKSGELAKRFQRKQEAHEGLEEAKETGTTEEVEKFSRRTVRVTREHNAECQKLLKLMGIPYIVAPTEAEAQCAVLARAGKVYAAASEDMDTLCFDSPILLRHLTFSEQRKEPIQEIHVAKVLEGLGMERKQACYFVDLCILLGCDYLDPIPKVGPSTALKLIREHKTLEGVVKFMKEDPKSKYVIPEDWPFEDARDLFFNPDVRQADDPLCDFKWEKPDIEGLVQFLVKEKGFSEDRVRGAAARLEKNMKSSQQSRIEGFFKVQPKTEEQKKAHKRKLEEQNEAKKKKLKDEKKEKAKLKAKPRGTA, encoded by the exons ATGGGAATCAAAAACTTATTCCAGATCATCAAAGACGAGGCGCCTGATGCGgtcaaggagggggagatcaAGAACCAGTTTGGGAGGAAGGTTGCGATT gaCGCCTCCATGTCAATCTACTCGTTCCTCATCGCCGTCCGCTCCGACGGCCAGCAGCTCATGAACGAAGACGGGCAGACGACGTCTCATCTGATGGGCATGTTCTACCGTACCCTTCGAATGGTGGACAATGGGATTAAGCCGCTTTATGTTTTTGACGGCGCGCCGCCCAAGCTCAAGTCTGGTGAACTCGCCAAGCGGTTCCAGCGCAAGCAGGAGGCGCacgaggggttggaggaggccaaggagacgGGGacgacggaggaggtggagaagttTAGTCGGAGGACGGtgagggtgacgagggaGCACAATGCTGAGTGTCAGAAGCTGTTGAAGCTGATGGGGATACCGTATATTGTTGCGCCGACCGAGGCGGAGGCGCAGTGCGCGGTGCTGGCCAGGGCGGGGAAGGTGTATGCGGCGGCGAGTGAGGATATGGACACGCTCTGTTTTGACAGTCCGATTTTGCTGAGGCATTTGACGTTTTCGGAGCAGAGGAAGGAGCCGATTCAGGAGATTCATGTGgcgaaggtgttggaggggttggggatggagaggaagcaGGCATGTTAC TTTGTCGACCTttgcatcctcctcggctgcGACTACCTCGATCCCATCCCCAAGGTTGGACCCTCGACCGCCCTCAAGCTCATTCGCGAGCACAAGACTCTGGAGGGAGTGGTCAAGTTTATGAAGGAGGATCCCAAGAGCAAATATGTCATTCCTGAGGACTGGCCCTTTGAGGATGCCAGAGACCTCTTTTTCAACCCTGACGTTCGTCAGGCGGATGACCCGCTTTGCGACTTCAAGTGGGAGAAGCCTGACATCGAGGGGCTGGTTCAGTTtctggtcaaggagaagggttTCTCTGAGGACAGAGTGAGGGGCGCGGCGGCGAGACTGGAGAAGAACATGAAGAGCAGCCAGCAGAGCAGAATCGAGGGCTTCTTCAAGGTGCAGCCCAAGAcggaggagcagaagaaggcgcACAAgcggaagctggaggagcagaacgaggcgaagaagaagaagctgaaggacgagaagaaggagaaggccaagttgAAGGCTAAGCCGAGGGGGACTGCTTGA
- a CDS encoding hypothetical protein (EggNog:ENOG503NVFK; COG:I), whose product MSKTFTQADVASHKTTDSLWITIDGDVYDLTKFQDDHPGGKKILQRVAGKDASKQFWKYHNEGILKKYQKLQIGSLDTKPKKEAPPAPAPKKEAPKPKPAAAAASSAPAGEAEALEPFGEQIPFGDPAWYQGHHSPYFNETHAALRAEVREWVETEVEPYVTEWDEKKEVPAHIYKQMGERGYLAGLLGTHYQKDYVKNPIKSVPAEKWDLFHEMLLTDELSRVGSGGFVWNVIGGFGIGCPPLVKFGKKSVVDRVLPGILNGDKRICLAITEPDAGSDVANLTCEAKLSEDGKHYIVNGEKKWITNGIWCDYFTVAVRTGGPGMNGVSLLLVERDFGGVSTRRMDCQGVWSSGTTYITFEDVKVPVENLIGKENQGFRVIMTNFNHERIGIIIQCLRFSRVCYEESVKYANKRRTFGKKLIEHPVIRLKLAHMARQIEASYNWLENVIYQCEKMGDTEAMLRLGGPIAGLKAQATVTFEFCAREASQIFGGLSYSRGGQGGKVERLYRDVRAYAIPGGSEEIMLDLSIRQSMRVAKMLGMKL is encoded by the exons aTGTCCAAGACCTTCACCCAAGCCGACGTTGCGTCGCACAAGACGACTGATTCCTTGTGGATCACCATCGACGGCGATGTTTATGACCTGACCAAGTTCCAGGATGACCATCCAG GCGGCAAGAAGATCCTCCAGAGAGTCGCCGGCAAGGACGCCTCGAAGCAGTTCTGGAAGTATCACAATGAGGGTATTCTCAAGAAGTATCAGAAGCTCCAGATTGGCTCGTTAGAtaccaagcccaagaaggaggCACCCCCTGCTCCCGcgcccaagaaggaggccCCTAAGCCtaagcctgctgctgctgctgcttcttctgcccctGCTGGGGAGGCTGAGGCTCTTGAGCCGTTTGGAGAGCAGATTCCTTTTGGTGATCCTGCGTGGTACCAGGGC CACCACTCCCCCTACTTCAACGAGACCCACGCCGCCCTCCGCGCCGAAGTCCGCGAGTGGGTTGAGACCGAAGTCGAGCCCTACGTCACCGAATgggacgagaagaaggaggtccCCGCCCACATCTACAAGCAGATGGGCGAGCGCGGCTACCTCGCCGGTCTCCTCGGCACCCACTACCAAAAGGACTACGTCAAGAACCCCATCAAGTCGGTCCCCGCCGAGAAGTGGGATCTCTTCCACGAGATGCTCCTCACCGACGAGCTCTCCCGCGTTGGGTCCGGTGGCTTCGTCTGGAACGTTATTGGTGGCTTCGGCATCGGCTGCCCCCCCTTGGTCAAGTTCGGCAAGAAGTCTGTCGTCGACCGTGTCCTCCCTGGCATCCTCAACGGCGACAAGCGCATCTGCTTGGCCATCACCGAGCCCGACGCCGGTTCTGACgtcgccaacctcacctgCGAGGCTAAGCTCTCGGAGGATGGCAAGCATTATATCGTCAACGGCGAGAAGAAGTGGATCACCAACGGTATCTGGTGCGACTACTTCACCGTCGCCGTCCGCACCGGCGGCCCCGGAATGAACGGTGTTTCCCTCCTGCTCGTCGAGCGTGACTTCGGCGGTGTCTCCACCCGCAGGATGGACTGCCAGGGCGTCTGGTCTTCGGGCACGACCTACATCACATTCGAGGATGTCAAGGTCCCCGTCGAGAACCTCATCGGCAAGGAGAACCAGGGCTTCCGCGTCATTATGACCAACTTCAACCACGAGCgcatcggcatcatcatccagtGCCTCCGCTTCTCCCGCGTCTGCTACGAGGAGTCGGTCAAGTACGCCAACAAGAGGAGGACGTTTGGCAAGAAGCTGATTGAGCACCCCGTCATCCGGCTCAAGCTGGCGCACATGGCGAGGCAGATCGAGGCGTCGTACAACTGGTTGGAGAATGTGATTTACCAGTGTGAGAAGATGGGCGATACCGAGGCTATGCTTCGTCTCGGCGGCCCCATTGCCGGTCTCAAGGCTCAGGCTACCGTCACGTTTGAGTTCTGCGCCCGTGAGGCGTCGCAGATTTTCGGCGGCTTGTCCTACTCTCGCGGTGGGCAGGGTGGAAAGGTCGAGAGGCTGTACCGTGATGTGAGGGCTTATGCTATCCCTGGCGGTTCCGAGGAGATTATGCTTGACCTCAGCATCAGGCAAAGTATGAGGGTTGCCAAGATGTTGGGTATGAAGCTTtag
- a CDS encoding hypothetical protein (EggNog:ENOG503NXPB; COG:U) — protein sequence MARRRRPPRPGSLSELPPLKIASQILALQALYYTFSFTLLLFSALVAGTAFTLDLVLGWQSIRGDTTQGWLCGFLAMLNGGVLMGAAIVVLIGRSKLVTDFALSLHFIHLVVVTFYTGELPKHMAWWVSMACASVLGVVLGTWGCRYRELKPISFGGMVPATIAGMRGAVAAWGAEELE from the exons ATggcccgccgccgccggccccCTCGCCCAGGCTCCCTCTCCGaactcccccccctcaaaatcgCCTCCCAgatcctcgccctccaggCGCTGTACTACACCTTCagcttcaccctcctcctcttctccgcccTGGTAGCGGGCACAGCATTCACCCTCGACCTGGTGCTAGGATGGCAGAGCATAAGAGGGGACACGACGCAGGGGTGGCTTTGCGGGTTCCTCGCGATGTTGAAcgggggggtgttgat GGGCGCCGCGATAGTAGTCCTGATAGGCCGATCCAAACTCGTCACCGACTttgccctctccctccacttCATCCACCTTGTCGTCGTCACCTTCTACACGGGTGAGCTCCCCAAGCACATGGCCTGGTGGGTGAGCATGGCCTGCGCTAGCgtgctgggggtggtgctcGGGACTTGGGGGTGTAGGTATAGGGAGCTGAAGCCGATTTCGTTTGGGGGAATGGTGCCGGCAACAATAGCGGGCATGCGAGGGGCAGTCGCAGCCTGGGGAGCTGAGGAACTCGAATGA
- a CDS encoding hypothetical protein (EggNog:ENOG503P6QT; COG:S; BUSCO:EOG09265GYD): MSGASNVKERYLAVLCFLHRRTAAAPRPVQRYVRLHNLTLNISSPPNPPGSPHFPQSLFPAGNCHHLQPSTSTTTISHHPTTASKTATMGWLSSSSPEDQRSQEIRAGTVAPSRAERARCWEARDGYFACLDKNNIVDALKEEKAAGKACGAEGKVFERDCAAQWVTYFKKWRVQDIQKRQRIKELEAQGANRLDVQTDFTPRG, translated from the exons aTGTCTGGCGCATCAAATGTCAAAGAAAGATATCTGGCTGTGCTGTGCTTCCTCCACAGGCGCACCGCTGCAGCCCCCCGTCCCGTCCAACGGTACGTAAGATTACATAATCTAACCTTGAACATTAGCAGCCCGCCCAACCCCCCTGGCTCCCCACATTTTCCCCAATCCCTGTTTCCGGCCGGCAActgccatcatcttcaaccctccaccagcaccaccactatATCCCACCACCCGACGACAGCAAGCAAAACCGCAACAATGGGCTggctatcctcctcctcccccgaagACCAACGCTCCCAAGAAATCCGCGCCGGCACCGTCGCCCCCTCCCGCGCCGAGCGGGCCCGCTGCTGGGAGGCCCGCGACGGGTATTTTGCCTGCCTGGACAAGAACAACATTGTGGACGCGCTGAAAGAGGAGAAAGCCGCTGGCAAGGCTTGCGGGGCGGAGGGCAAGGTTTTTGAGAGGGATTGTGCTGCTCAGTGG GTAACATACTTCAAAAAGTGGCGCGTTCAAGACATCCAGAAACGTCAACGcatcaaggagctcgaggccCAAGGCGCAAACAGGCTGGACGTGCAGACCGACTTCACGCCAAGGGGTTAA